One genomic segment of Catalinimonas alkaloidigena includes these proteins:
- a CDS encoding L,D-transpeptidase family protein: MFRLLSVVSGVLIMTILYALFPTRHLPTATVCDRLIVFKKRKILQLWSKGKLVKVYKVALGKVPVGAKSREGDMRTPEGSYFIHDKNPKSAFYLNLGISYPNDRDQAHAEANGLKPGSAIKIHGLRNGCGWRGRFHRYRNWTAGCIALTNAEIEELYRAVPLHTPINIYP, from the coding sequence ATGTTTCGTTTGCTTAGTGTAGTGAGTGGAGTGTTGATAATGACCATTTTGTATGCATTATTTCCTACCCGCCACTTGCCTACTGCTACCGTATGTGATCGGCTAATTGTCTTTAAAAAAAGAAAGATACTACAGCTTTGGTCTAAAGGAAAACTGGTTAAGGTTTATAAAGTAGCATTAGGTAAAGTGCCTGTTGGCGCAAAAAGCAGAGAAGGTGACATGCGAACTCCTGAGGGCAGCTACTTCATACATGATAAGAATCCTAAAAGTGCATTTTATCTCAATCTGGGGATTTCGTATCCTAATGATCGGGATCAGGCACATGCTGAAGCAAATGGTTTAAAGCCCGGAAGTGCTATCAAAATCCACGGACTTAGGAATGGCTGTGGCTGGAGAGGTCGCTTCCACCGTTATCGTAACTGGACAGCCGGTTGTATTGCTCTAACCAATGCTGAAATAGAAGAGCTGTATCGTGCGGTACCTCTCCATACGCCCATCAATATCTATCCATAA
- a CDS encoding PVC-type heme-binding CxxCH protein: MQLYQADNDKGQIFKYLLWTLMCAIVLMTACGGSGEPTEHIAYDSLSDEQKRDVKYALAGLEVADDLQATLFASEPMMMNPTNMDIDAHGRVWICEGYNYRPRLNPNNPTNKEGDRILILEDTDGDGKADNSKVFYQGNDINAALGIWVMGNKAIVSCSPNVFLFTDTDGDDKADKKEVLFSGLKGEQHDHAIHAFVFGPDGKLYFNFGNAGEQVLDKNGDPVTEQSGIEVSAKGQPYRQGMVFRCDPDGSNFEVLGHNFRNNYEVAVDSYGTLWQSDNDDDGNKGVRINYVMEYGNYGYTDEMTGENWRSYRTGMDEEIPKRHWHLNDPGVVPNLLQTGAGSPTGILVYEGDLLPARFHNQIIHSDAGPNIVRAYPVEKNGAGYSASIDNIVKGKDQWFRPADVCIGPDGSLFIADWYDPGVGGHQMGDQQKGRVYRITPKAEEGFFQSLFGSREKAYDVGELDISTPEKAVEALKNPNLSRRYLAWTQLHEWGSEAEGALQEMASSENDRHRARALWLLSKIEGKGEQYVQESLQDENPDLRIAGIRMARQLDLEMMPILKKMASDHAPEVRRQVAIALRYMEGTEADDLWAELAIKHDGKDRWYLEALGIGADLHADQRFQAWMNRVGEDWNNAAGQDIIWRARSSEAIPLLAELINSSEANTYTDRLRYFRAFDFQTDPKKEEVLADLAVQQHPNQEAITMLALNHISTDKVQSSPRLKSALKQSLTSIEGSQEYIELIKRYDLKEYNQNLLALAIDKPEENIGAESAKLLLSMGGGNAMEAVLRNGREEEKDAIIAVLRRVDNRQSHEMLLDIIRSRQQPQAVREQAVMAFAGSWGGENRLLDAVRNGDIHSELDSVTALVLSRASRNSIYEEAAALMDLPGASSEGDLPPIKKLVTQRGNAESGATVFARSCQNCHVVDGKGVDYGPGLSEIGNKLSRDALYKSILNPSEGISFGYEGYTIKLNDGSTVTGYILSRNENELQIRAYGGLTNTYNMDQVASVEEMEQSLMFDNLERAMTQQELIDLVEYLTTLKGDAAVSMK, translated from the coding sequence ATGCAACTTTATCAAGCTGATAATGATAAAGGTCAAATTTTTAAATATTTGCTATGGACACTGATGTGTGCAATAGTACTAATGACGGCCTGTGGTGGTTCCGGCGAACCCACGGAACACATTGCTTATGACTCATTGAGTGATGAACAGAAACGTGATGTCAAATACGCCCTGGCCGGCTTAGAAGTAGCAGATGACCTTCAGGCTACTCTCTTTGCTTCTGAACCTATGATGATGAATCCTACCAACATGGACATAGATGCTCATGGTAGAGTCTGGATTTGTGAAGGATATAATTATCGCCCTCGCCTCAATCCTAACAACCCTACCAATAAGGAAGGTGACCGCATCCTGATTTTGGAAGATACGGATGGCGATGGAAAAGCCGATAATAGTAAAGTGTTTTATCAGGGCAACGACATCAATGCTGCCCTGGGCATCTGGGTAATGGGCAATAAAGCTATCGTTTCCTGTAGTCCGAATGTTTTCCTCTTTACCGATACCGATGGAGATGATAAAGCGGATAAAAAAGAAGTGTTGTTCAGTGGACTTAAAGGGGAGCAGCATGATCATGCTATTCATGCTTTTGTCTTTGGTCCGGACGGTAAACTGTATTTTAACTTCGGCAATGCGGGTGAGCAAGTGCTGGACAAAAATGGAGATCCGGTAACCGAACAGAGTGGAATAGAAGTCAGCGCTAAAGGTCAACCGTATCGGCAAGGAATGGTGTTTCGCTGCGATCCCGATGGAAGCAATTTTGAAGTGCTGGGCCATAATTTCCGCAACAACTACGAAGTGGCAGTAGACTCATACGGAACCCTCTGGCAGTCCGATAATGATGATGACGGAAACAAGGGGGTGCGCATCAACTATGTGATGGAATATGGTAACTATGGCTATACCGATGAGATGACAGGCGAAAACTGGCGGTCTTACCGTACTGGAATGGATGAAGAAATTCCTAAACGTCACTGGCACCTTAATGACCCTGGTGTAGTGCCTAACTTATTACAGACCGGTGCGGGTTCTCCTACAGGAATCTTGGTATATGAAGGTGACTTATTACCAGCACGATTCCATAACCAGATTATCCATTCCGATGCCGGTCCTAATATAGTTAGAGCTTATCCGGTGGAAAAAAATGGTGCGGGCTACTCTGCCAGTATAGATAATATTGTCAAAGGAAAAGACCAGTGGTTCCGCCCTGCCGATGTTTGTATCGGACCTGACGGTTCTCTTTTCATTGCAGACTGGTACGACCCTGGCGTAGGAGGTCACCAGATGGGCGATCAGCAGAAAGGCAGAGTTTATAGAATTACCCCAAAAGCCGAAGAAGGCTTCTTCCAAAGCCTGTTTGGAAGCAGGGAAAAAGCTTATGATGTAGGTGAATTAGATATTTCTACACCTGAAAAGGCAGTTGAAGCACTGAAAAACCCTAACCTTTCACGTCGCTACCTGGCCTGGACCCAACTCCACGAATGGGGCAGCGAGGCAGAAGGAGCTTTGCAGGAAATGGCTTCCTCAGAAAATGATCGTCATCGTGCGCGTGCATTATGGCTATTGTCCAAAATTGAAGGCAAAGGTGAGCAATATGTGCAGGAATCTTTACAGGATGAAAACCCTGACTTGCGCATTGCAGGTATCCGGATGGCACGTCAACTGGATTTGGAAATGATGCCCATCCTTAAGAAGATGGCCAGTGATCATGCTCCTGAAGTGAGGAGACAAGTAGCCATTGCCTTACGATATATGGAAGGTACTGAAGCTGATGATCTATGGGCAGAACTTGCCATAAAGCATGATGGTAAAGATCGCTGGTACCTGGAAGCCTTGGGAATAGGCGCTGATCTGCATGCTGATCAGCGTTTTCAGGCATGGATGAATAGAGTAGGAGAGGATTGGAACAATGCTGCCGGGCAGGACATCATTTGGAGGGCACGCTCCAGCGAAGCTATTCCATTGCTGGCAGAGCTGATAAACAGTTCGGAGGCTAATACCTATACTGACCGTCTGCGTTATTTTCGTGCTTTTGACTTCCAGACCGATCCCAAAAAGGAAGAAGTTTTGGCTGACCTGGCAGTACAGCAACACCCTAATCAGGAAGCGATTACCATGCTGGCACTGAACCATATCTCTACCGATAAAGTACAAAGTTCTCCTCGCTTGAAGAGTGCGCTGAAGCAATCTCTTACCAGTATAGAAGGCAGTCAGGAATACATAGAGCTGATTAAGCGATATGACCTGAAAGAATATAATCAAAATCTTTTGGCTCTGGCTATTGATAAGCCAGAAGAAAATATCGGTGCTGAATCCGCTAAATTATTACTAAGTATGGGAGGAGGAAATGCCATGGAAGCTGTACTCCGAAACGGAAGGGAAGAAGAAAAAGATGCCATAATTGCAGTACTCCGCAGGGTAGATAACCGTCAGTCTCATGAGATGCTCCTGGATATCATCAGAAGTCGTCAACAGCCCCAGGCTGTCCGGGAGCAGGCTGTCATGGCTTTTGCCGGTAGCTGGGGAGGAGAGAACAGATTGCTGGACGCAGTCAGGAACGGAGATATTCACTCCGAACTGGATTCGGTCACTGCGCTGGTCCTCTCTCGTGCCTCCCGCAACTCTATCTACGAAGAAGCAGCAGCCCTGATGGACTTGCCCGGAGCATCTTCCGAGGGTGATCTGCCTCCTATCAAAAAGTTGGTGACGCAAAGGGGTAATGCCGAAAGTGGGGCTACCGTATTCGCCCGTTCCTGCCAAAACTGTCACGTGGTGGATGGTAAAGGTGTGGACTATGGTCCCGGACTGTCAGAGATTGGTAATAAACTGTCCAGGGACGCATTATATAAATCCATACTAAATCCGAGTGAAGGAATCAGCTTTGGCTATGAAGGTTATACCATAAAGCTGAACGACGGCAGCACCGTGACGGGTTATATCCTAAGTAGAAATGAAAACGAACTTCAAATACGTGCCTATGGCGGTTTGACCAATACGTATAATATGGATCAGGTAGCATCTGTTGAAGAAATGGAACAATCACTAATGTTTGATAACCTGGAGCGCGCCATGACGCAGCAGGAGTTAATAGATCTGGTAGAATACCTGACGACCCTCAAAGGTGATGCTGCCGTAAGCATGAAATAA
- a CDS encoding DUF2459 domain-containing protein translates to MSANAQDQQIYVVSQGWHSGLVVPSSCIADSLWPEKHDYSEYEHIQIGWGDKDFYQNPGFSIWYGAKAVLWPTKSALQVLGLHQLSNLQYYANETVLLQASQAQYTSLCKFLLTQFQQNDSARFIPLKEGLYQNSHFFLGEQSYYFPKNSNVWTASALKHAGFDLTPIWYQSQRSLLKRMKKEGKLVYSKKE, encoded by the coding sequence TTGAGCGCAAATGCACAAGACCAACAAATTTATGTAGTCAGCCAGGGCTGGCATAGTGGTCTTGTGGTTCCTTCTTCCTGCATAGCGGACTCTTTATGGCCGGAGAAGCATGACTACAGTGAATATGAGCATATACAGATTGGCTGGGGAGACAAGGATTTTTACCAGAATCCCGGTTTCAGTATCTGGTATGGAGCAAAGGCGGTACTCTGGCCGACCAAAAGTGCACTTCAGGTACTTGGATTACATCAGCTTTCAAACTTACAGTATTATGCTAATGAAACGGTTTTGCTGCAAGCTTCTCAGGCCCAGTACACTTCGCTTTGTAAATTTCTGCTGACGCAGTTTCAGCAAAATGACTCTGCCCGATTTATCCCGTTAAAAGAAGGACTATACCAGAACAGCCATTTTTTTCTGGGCGAACAGTCTTATTATTTTCCAAAAAACTCAAACGTATGGACTGCCAGCGCCTTAAAACATGCAGGTTTTGACCTTACGCCTATCTGGTACCAGTCACAAAGATCCTTACTCAAAAGGATGAAGAAAGAAGGCAAGCTGGTCTACTCCAAAAAAGAATAA
- a CDS encoding DUF3124 domain-containing protein — translation MIRYLRYSFLYFLFLQLFACSSSEQNADVKPKTQLHGQRYQYVDVNVGGMPYQEKIYVPIYSEIYHSSGDRRFLLTATLSIRNISMVDTLYVSTVDYYDSEGTKYRTYLDRSIRLAPLASVEFVIEDEEDKGGVGANFIVDWGAKSDLKPVIQAVMIGTSSQQGISFTTDGVLMEKKELSPQQ, via the coding sequence ATGATCCGATACTTACGTTATTCTTTTTTATACTTCTTGTTCTTGCAACTCTTCGCTTGTTCTTCTTCGGAGCAGAATGCAGACGTTAAACCGAAAACTCAGCTCCACGGCCAGCGCTACCAGTATGTAGATGTCAATGTTGGAGGAATGCCTTATCAGGAAAAAATTTATGTGCCAATTTATTCAGAGATTTATCATAGCAGCGGTGACCGCCGTTTCCTGCTTACTGCTACGCTCAGTATCAGGAATATCAGCATGGTAGATACACTTTATGTAAGTACTGTAGATTATTATGATTCCGAAGGGACTAAGTACCGTACTTACCTGGATCGCTCAATCCGTTTAGCTCCCCTGGCTTCGGTAGAGTTTGTCATAGAAGATGAAGAAGATAAAGGAGGAGTAGGGGCTAATTTTATAGTAGACTGGGGAGCAAAGTCAGACCTGAAGCCTGTAATTCAGGCAGTGATGATCGGAACGTCCTCTCAGCAGGGCATTTCTTTTACCACAGATGGTGTATTGATGGAGAAAAAGGAGTTGTCTCCTCAGCAGTAG
- a CDS encoding alpha/beta hydrolase family protein: MINIKKLPDIRVYLLLFFCLSCTYVQQAEQSVTEINIQGEPGNFHGFRMYAFEFQGRQSRIVVPKRPAKDNPWIWRARFFGHRPEVDIELLSRGFYVAFIDVSGLYGSPQAVEIWDDFYKYVTQEYDFSSKVVLEGMSRGGLIVFNWAAENTDKVSCIYADAPVCDIKSWPGGKMSGRGSEEDWQQCLEAYGMSEEEALNYQQNPIDKIEAITEADIPLFMVSGDEDKVVPFEENGALIVKAYKERKGKVKVVMKEGEGHVHGLKDARPIVNFILKHHR, translated from the coding sequence ATGATTAACATCAAGAAACTACCTGATATTCGTGTATACTTACTCCTGTTTTTCTGCCTGAGTTGTACCTATGTACAACAGGCAGAGCAGTCAGTAACTGAAATCAACATCCAGGGAGAGCCCGGCAATTTCCATGGATTTCGTATGTACGCTTTTGAGTTTCAGGGGCGGCAGAGTAGAATTGTGGTCCCTAAACGACCTGCTAAAGATAATCCCTGGATATGGCGCGCACGATTTTTTGGCCATCGGCCTGAGGTAGATATAGAGCTCTTGTCACGTGGGTTTTATGTGGCTTTCATTGATGTGTCCGGTTTGTATGGCAGTCCTCAGGCGGTTGAAATCTGGGATGATTTTTACAAGTACGTAACTCAGGAATATGATTTTTCTTCCAAAGTCGTACTGGAAGGTATGAGTAGGGGGGGCTTAATCGTGTTTAACTGGGCTGCTGAAAATACGGACAAAGTCTCCTGTATTTATGCCGATGCACCTGTCTGCGACATAAAAAGCTGGCCGGGAGGTAAAATGAGCGGTCGGGGCAGTGAAGAAGACTGGCAGCAGTGTCTGGAAGCATATGGCATGAGCGAGGAAGAAGCACTCAACTACCAGCAAAACCCTATAGACAAAATAGAAGCTATCACGGAAGCTGATATTCCTCTGTTTATGGTGTCGGGAGATGAAGATAAGGTGGTCCCTTTTGAAGAAAATGGTGCCCTGATCGTGAAAGCATATAAAGAACGTAAGGGAAAGGTAAAAGTAGTTATGAAGGAAGGAGAAGGGCATGTACATGGACTAAAAGATGCACGCCCTATAGTTAACTTTATACTGAAACATCATCGCTAA
- a CDS encoding DNA/RNA non-specific endonuclease, with protein MASRSTRYLILAIIIVGVFILLLLLLKNWQRQPSPVESPQTQSEQEKQSEPSVSETRTLDYLPKSENQQIIQHQFYTLSYVEKHEQAEWVAYELTGIEVEGVEERSDDFREDPMVLTGSASLDDYYRSGYDRGHLAPAGDMKFSEEAMSESFFMSNMSPQAPEFNRGIWRILEEQVRDWALENGKLYVVTGPVFYQRSKRIGKNRVSIPKAYYKVLLDYTEPEIKAIGFLFPNDGSEKDIYSFVVPIDSIEKVTNIDFFPALTEQEEVLLESKVNVSEWIAD; from the coding sequence ATGGCAAGTAGATCTACCCGATACCTTATCCTGGCAATCATCATTGTCGGTGTTTTTATCCTCCTGCTTTTGCTGCTCAAAAATTGGCAGAGGCAACCTTCTCCAGTTGAATCCCCACAGACACAAAGCGAACAGGAAAAACAGAGCGAACCCTCTGTTTCAGAAACTAGAACGCTTGATTATCTACCCAAATCTGAAAACCAACAAATAATTCAGCATCAGTTCTATACCCTGTCTTACGTAGAAAAACATGAGCAGGCTGAATGGGTAGCCTATGAATTAACAGGCATAGAAGTAGAAGGTGTAGAAGAGCGTTCTGATGATTTTCGGGAAGATCCTATGGTACTTACAGGTTCAGCCAGCTTGGATGATTATTATCGCTCCGGCTACGACAGAGGACACTTAGCTCCGGCAGGTGATATGAAATTTTCCGAAGAAGCGATGAGTGAAAGCTTCTTTATGTCTAATATGAGTCCTCAGGCACCTGAGTTTAATCGTGGAATCTGGAGGATTTTGGAAGAGCAGGTACGTGACTGGGCGCTGGAAAATGGGAAGCTATACGTAGTGACAGGACCGGTATTTTACCAGAGGTCCAAAAGGATAGGCAAAAACAGGGTGAGCATCCCCAAAGCTTATTATAAAGTACTCTTGGATTACACTGAACCTGAAATCAAGGCGATAGGGTTTTTATTTCCAAATGATGGATCTGAGAAAGATATTTATTCCTTTGTAGTACCTATTGACAGCATAGAAAAGGTGACCAATATAGATTTTTTTCCTGCCTTAACCGAGCAGGAAGAAGTGCTCCTGGAGAGTAAGGTAAATGTATCTGAGTGGATAGCAGATTAA
- a CDS encoding FG-GAP repeat domain-containing protein translates to MNILQAIPPTFFLLFFSLSSVFAQVLSSPFVEETIDEIDIGYGLEIGDVDGDGTLDIILADKEQFVWYRNGDWKRYVMVDGLTKRDNVCLAVRDINQDGKVEVAVGAQWNPGETSDTEASGSVHYLIRPENPETPWTPVPLHHEPTVHRMRWIHAGENDYKLVVLPLHGRGNKGGNGEGVKIMAYDAPNEPASKWDIATVDSSMHLTHNFMVDDQNHNAATFLVAGKEGVKKFKYEGNVWHWEEMPKLNHAAGEISMGKLNDKSFITTIEPMHGTNLMFYSGDNYEDKTVLYDDLQQGHALAAADVLGMGRDQIIVGWREPNKKGKVGIKIFVPMDSSGESWMHYFIDDNGMACEDLKVADLDDDGDLDIIAAGRSTQNLKIYWNSKVNN, encoded by the coding sequence ATGAATATCCTCCAGGCAATCCCACCTACTTTTTTTCTGCTATTTTTTTCATTATCATCAGTTTTCGCACAAGTACTATCTTCTCCTTTCGTGGAAGAAACCATAGATGAAATTGATATCGGCTACGGATTAGAGATTGGGGATGTGGATGGTGATGGTACATTAGACATTATACTGGCCGATAAGGAGCAATTTGTCTGGTATCGTAATGGAGACTGGAAGCGTTATGTGATGGTAGATGGGCTTACCAAAAGAGACAATGTCTGTCTGGCAGTACGGGATATCAACCAGGATGGCAAGGTAGAAGTAGCGGTAGGAGCGCAATGGAATCCTGGCGAAACCAGCGATACTGAGGCTTCTGGCTCGGTGCATTACTTAATAAGACCGGAAAATCCTGAAACCCCATGGACTCCCGTACCACTACACCATGAGCCAACAGTTCACCGCATGCGCTGGATTCATGCCGGAGAGAATGATTATAAGCTTGTCGTGCTTCCCCTACACGGACGAGGAAACAAAGGAGGTAATGGTGAAGGCGTGAAGATCATGGCTTATGACGCCCCCAATGAACCTGCGTCTAAATGGGATATTGCTACCGTTGACAGCAGTATGCATTTGACCCACAACTTTATGGTGGATGACCAGAACCACAATGCTGCCACATTTCTGGTGGCCGGCAAAGAAGGAGTTAAAAAATTCAAGTATGAAGGTAACGTTTGGCATTGGGAGGAAATGCCAAAGCTAAATCATGCGGCGGGAGAGATCAGTATGGGAAAACTGAATGATAAGTCATTTATCACTACCATAGAACCCATGCACGGTACAAATCTAATGTTTTACAGCGGTGATAATTATGAAGATAAAACCGTGCTGTATGATGACTTGCAGCAGGGCCATGCTCTGGCTGCCGCAGATGTGCTGGGTATGGGCAGAGATCAGATCATCGTAGGATGGCGTGAGCCTAACAAAAAAGGCAAGGTTGGCATTAAAATCTTTGTTCCTATGGACAGTAGTGGAGAATCATGGATGCACTATTTTATCGATGATAATGGTATGGCCTGCGAAGACCTGAAAGTGGCAGACCTGGATGATGATGGTGACCTGGATATTATTGCCGCGGGAAGAAGCACACAAAACCTCAAAATCTACTGGAACAGTAAAGTGAACAATTAA
- a CDS encoding potassium/proton antiporter, with the protein MSLDYRYMLLLASLLILLSVLASRFAARLGISSLLATLGIGILIGNGGKYDFNYDFPELTLHISEVALCFIIFTGGINSNWKGLRPILGKGLSLATIGVLCTSLSVGLIVYLLFDWPFLAALLLGAIVSSTDAAAVFSILDSTGLKLKNSLGEILELESGTNDPMAYFLTISFSFLLVQPDAGVLQLSLNFLISMSVGLVTGIVCGKLGNYIIIHSKLKKGQTPVLLLALVLLLYAVNSLLGGSPFLAVYLAGLLISQSHWTNKPISIFFFEGFSWLMETALFLILGLQVYIFEIMDVFWEGLLLSFVLILLARPVGVYISLIFFKDLDWKQKSFVSWVGLRGATPIVFALIPLVNQIGVARELFNVSFIIVITSILLQGTTVKYIALLTDSSTVKA; encoded by the coding sequence ATGAGCCTGGACTATAGATACATGTTATTGCTTGCCAGCCTGCTGATTCTCTTAAGTGTATTGGCGAGCCGTTTTGCTGCGAGATTAGGCATTTCTTCATTACTGGCTACGTTAGGCATTGGTATTTTGATAGGCAATGGGGGCAAATACGATTTCAATTACGATTTTCCAGAGCTTACCCTCCACATCAGTGAAGTAGCGCTATGCTTTATCATCTTCACCGGAGGCATTAATTCTAACTGGAAAGGACTTCGTCCAATTCTGGGTAAAGGTTTGTCATTGGCTACCATTGGTGTTCTATGTACCAGCCTTAGTGTGGGCTTGATTGTTTATTTGTTGTTTGACTGGCCTTTTCTGGCTGCCTTGTTGCTCGGTGCCATCGTTTCTTCCACCGATGCCGCCGCAGTATTTTCTATACTGGATAGTACCGGGCTCAAACTCAAAAACAGCCTGGGTGAGATTTTGGAATTGGAATCGGGTACCAATGATCCGATGGCATATTTCCTGACCATTAGTTTTTCTTTTTTGCTCGTTCAGCCCGATGCTGGTGTGTTGCAACTTAGTCTCAATTTTCTCATTTCCATGTCAGTAGGTCTGGTGACAGGAATAGTATGTGGAAAGCTTGGCAACTATATCATTATACATAGCAAGCTAAAAAAGGGACAAACCCCTGTGCTTCTCCTTGCCCTGGTGTTACTATTATATGCCGTCAATTCATTATTAGGGGGAAGTCCTTTTCTGGCAGTATATCTTGCAGGACTGCTGATCAGCCAGTCCCACTGGACAAACAAACCTATCAGTATATTTTTCTTTGAGGGTTTTTCCTGGCTCATGGAAACTGCCCTCTTCCTGATTTTGGGCTTGCAGGTGTATATTTTTGAAATTATGGATGTGTTCTGGGAGGGGCTTTTGCTTTCTTTTGTCCTTATACTTCTGGCACGACCAGTAGGAGTATATATATCGCTGATCTTTTTTAAAGATTTAGACTGGAAGCAAAAAAGTTTTGTGTCCTGGGTGGGATTAAGAGGAGCTACTCCTATTGTATTCGCATTGATTCCTCTGGTTAATCAAATTGGCGTAGCCCGGGAGCTGTTTAACGTTTCATTTATCATCGTGATCACCTCAATACTATTGCAAGGCACTACTGTTAAATATATTGCACTACTTACTGATAGTAGTACGGTCAAAGCTTAA